In a genomic window of Bacillus sp. E(2018):
- a CDS encoding excalibur calcium-binding domain-containing protein, producing MKASDKKQIIKYIEKNEGILKVRVLDEFSYLGVSLVESYIHNSKEIIKKEHKEGTKLYIKKRGCLGCLAFLAIFFVIGSCVATGNDEEKDVVAPITAEKDENEKAEEDKRKAEEQEVKEKQEQAKKEQVEQEKREKQEEDKRQREAEAKKEQEERERLEQEASKKEEEKKAASVNYSIDKDCSDFSREGEATQFMNASIAAGFGDHRLDRDGDGKACDD from the coding sequence ATGAAAGCTTCAGATAAAAAGCAAATAATAAAGTATATAGAAAAGAATGAAGGTATATTAAAAGTAAGAGTTCTTGATGAATTTTCATACTTAGGGGTTAGCCTTGTAGAATCTTATATCCATAATTCAAAGGAAATTATTAAAAAAGAACACAAAGAAGGTACAAAACTATATATCAAGAAAAGAGGTTGCTTAGGCTGTCTTGCCTTTTTAGCTATATTTTTTGTTATTGGTTCATGTGTTGCAACTGGTAATGATGAAGAGAAAGATGTTGTTGCTCCTATAACAGCAGAAAAAGATGAGAACGAAAAAGCTGAAGAAGATAAAAGAAAAGCAGAGGAACAAGAAGTTAAAGAAAAGCAAGAACAAGCAAAAAAAGAACAAGTAGAGCAGGAAAAAAGAGAAAAGCAAGAAGAAGATAAAAGACAAAGAGAAGCTGAAGCTAAAAAAGAACAAGAAGAACGTGAAAGACTTGAGCAAGAAGCTAGTAAGAAAGAAGAAGAAAAAAAGGCAGCTTCGGTAAATTATTCTATTGATAAAGACTGCAGTGACTTTTCACGTGAAGGAGAAGCAACACAATTTATGAATGCATCAATTGCAGCTGGATTTGGTGATCATCGCCTAGATCGTGATGGTGATGGTAAAGCATGTGATGATTAA
- a CDS encoding sugar-binding protein produces MMKKSKLLSLMLAVIMLMLVAAGCSDSNSEVSVGIVLPTKDEPRWVQDEQRFKDALKGTDYTTEILFSQGSSAKEKENVETLINKGIDVLIICPQDGDAAAAAVEAAKKDDITVIAYDRLITNTDAVDYYVTFDSLAVGAAQGQYLIDNAKGSNTPLYLYAGAASDNNAFLFFEGAWKVLQPKIADGTFKIANSSEAEALKDKAELSRDELSKIIGQVTTNWDANEAKNKAQTHLTAAKADLKGDVAILAPNDGTARSIADVFGSDSAVSSYLVTGQDAEKASIQYVIDGKQSMTVFKDVRTLVKDAMGMAVEILDEKKPETTGSYDNGNVEVKAKQTNVIVVNKDNVKKELIDSDYYKADDFTGLE; encoded by the coding sequence ATGATGAAGAAAAGTAAATTACTATCTCTGATGCTTGCTGTAATCATGCTTATGCTTGTTGCAGCTGGTTGCAGTGACAGCAATAGCGAGGTAAGCGTGGGGATCGTCTTACCTACAAAAGATGAGCCAAGATGGGTGCAGGACGAGCAAAGATTTAAGGATGCTTTAAAAGGAACAGATTACACGACAGAGATTCTGTTCAGCCAAGGATCTTCTGCAAAGGAAAAAGAAAACGTTGAAACATTAATCAATAAAGGAATCGACGTTCTTATTATCTGTCCACAAGATGGAGATGCAGCAGCTGCGGCAGTAGAAGCGGCGAAAAAGGATGACATCACGGTTATCGCTTATGACCGTTTGATTACGAATACAGATGCGGTTGACTATTATGTAACGTTTGACAGCTTGGCAGTAGGTGCTGCACAAGGTCAATACTTAATCGACAACGCTAAAGGATCTAACACACCGCTTTACCTTTATGCTGGAGCGGCCTCTGATAACAATGCATTTTTATTCTTTGAAGGAGCTTGGAAAGTGCTTCAACCTAAGATTGCTGATGGCACATTCAAGATCGCTAACTCTAGTGAAGCTGAAGCTTTAAAAGACAAAGCTGAACTTTCTCGCGATGAGCTGAGCAAGATCATCGGTCAAGTTACAACGAACTGGGATGCAAACGAAGCGAAAAACAAAGCGCAAACACATTTGACGGCTGCTAAAGCAGACTTAAAAGGTGATGTTGCGATTCTTGCTCCAAACGATGGAACAGCTCGTTCGATCGCAGATGTATTTGGATCAGACAGCGCGGTTTCTAGCTACCTTGTAACAGGACAGGATGCAGAAAAAGCATCTATCCAATATGTGATTGATGGTAAACAATCGATGACTGTATTTAAGGATGTTCGTACACTCGTGAAGGATGCAATGGGAATGGCAGTTGAGATCCTTGATGAGAAGAAGCCGGAAACAACTGGTTCTTATGACAATGGAAACGTTGAAGTAAAAGCCAAACAAACGAACGTAATCGTTGTGAACAAAGACAACGTGAAGAAAGAACTTATCGATTCTGATTATTATAAAGCCGACGATTTTACAGGGCTTGAATAA
- a CDS encoding VOC family protein — MGRLVHFEIHVDDMERAMKFYGEVFAWSFQDWSEYAGMPYFGAVTGDDKEMGINGALMQRQSPPPEANQALNGYACTMGVESYDETEAKILEQGGKVAMPKYALPGMAWQGYYIDTEGNIFGIHQPDENAK, encoded by the coding sequence ATGGGAAGATTAGTGCATTTTGAAATTCATGTGGATGATATGGAACGAGCAATGAAGTTTTACGGTGAGGTGTTCGCCTGGTCGTTCCAAGATTGGAGTGAATATGCCGGAATGCCTTATTTCGGTGCAGTGACTGGGGACGACAAAGAAATGGGGATTAACGGGGCACTCATGCAAAGGCAGAGCCCGCCACCTGAAGCGAATCAAGCATTAAATGGGTATGCTTGTACGATGGGTGTTGAAAGCTACGATGAAACGGAAGCTAAGATTTTGGAGCAAGGCGGAAAAGTAGCGATGCCAAAGTACGCGCTACCAGGAATGGCTTGGCAAGGATACTACATAGATACAGAAGGCAATATTTTTGGCATTCATCAGCCTGATGAGAATGCGAAATAA